In a single window of the Terriglobus roseus genome:
- a CDS encoding phospholipase C translates to MVRKACASLLLSSIFVTGCATTPLPSLNAPIVATTSSAAIKHVVVIFGENISFDHYFGTYPNALNLPGETNFTAATGTPTTTNNYVKYPGLLTSNPNMSVANGAAASNPFRLAPGQAVTASQDHNYPDEQAAYNGGKMDQFPLSVGTADSSTIATATGASAVAATKALTMAYFDGNTVTGMWNYAQHYAMNDNSFSTNFGPSTPGAINLVSGQTNGVINGVGLVTGSNVVPDGNGGTTLIADIDPFGDVCSTSSAQGSMSGKNIGDLLNAKGLTWGFFEGGFDLSVTNSNSTTGCGRSSTSTTLTKSGVTAAQPDYVPHHQPFQYYASTANLQHLRPTSVAAIGTTDAANHQYDTHDFTDALAAGNLPAVSFLKAPKFQDAHAGNSNPLDEQTFTVNMINAIQKSSFWSSTAIIIAYDDSDGWYDHANALINGSATIADKINGASTCISATAAKAALAGADGKPAAQGRCGYGTRQPLLVISPWAKKNYVDDTLTDQSSITRFIEDTFLGGTRIGNGSFDSMAGSLLGMFDFSNGAAAPNAAVVTLDPATGKVTSGN, encoded by the coding sequence CATCTTCGGTGAGAACATCTCGTTCGATCACTACTTTGGCACCTACCCCAATGCACTGAATCTGCCCGGCGAGACAAACTTCACGGCAGCGACCGGCACGCCGACGACCACGAACAACTACGTGAAGTATCCCGGCCTGCTGACGTCGAACCCGAACATGAGCGTCGCTAACGGCGCCGCTGCGAGCAATCCTTTTCGGCTCGCGCCCGGCCAGGCTGTGACCGCATCGCAGGACCACAATTATCCGGACGAACAGGCAGCCTACAACGGCGGCAAGATGGACCAGTTCCCCTTGAGCGTGGGCACGGCCGACAGTTCGACGATCGCGACCGCAACGGGAGCATCGGCTGTCGCTGCGACCAAGGCGCTCACCATGGCCTACTTCGATGGCAACACCGTCACCGGCATGTGGAACTACGCGCAGCACTATGCGATGAACGACAACTCGTTCTCAACAAACTTCGGACCATCGACGCCCGGCGCCATCAACCTGGTCAGCGGTCAGACGAACGGCGTCATCAACGGTGTGGGCCTGGTCACAGGCTCTAACGTCGTCCCGGACGGCAATGGTGGAACGACCCTGATCGCCGATATCGATCCCTTCGGCGATGTGTGCAGCACCTCCTCGGCGCAGGGCAGCATGTCCGGTAAGAACATTGGTGACCTGCTGAATGCCAAGGGCCTCACGTGGGGTTTCTTTGAAGGCGGCTTTGACCTAAGCGTCACCAACAGCAACAGCACTACGGGTTGCGGCCGTTCGAGCACCTCCACCACGCTGACGAAGTCGGGCGTCACCGCGGCCCAGCCTGACTACGTGCCTCATCACCAGCCGTTCCAGTACTACGCCAGCACGGCGAATCTGCAGCACTTGCGTCCCACCAGCGTTGCCGCCATCGGCACCACGGACGCAGCGAACCACCAGTACGACACACATGACTTCACCGATGCGCTCGCTGCAGGCAATCTGCCCGCTGTCAGCTTCCTGAAAGCGCCAAAGTTTCAGGACGCACACGCCGGCAACAGCAATCCGCTGGACGAGCAAACCTTCACGGTGAACATGATCAACGCAATCCAGAAGTCGAGCTTCTGGTCTTCAACCGCGATCATCATCGCGTACGACGACTCGGATGGTTGGTATGACCATGCGAACGCCCTGATCAATGGTTCGGCAACCATCGCAGACAAGATCAACGGCGCAAGCACCTGCATCAGCGCAACCGCTGCCAAGGCTGCTCTCGCTGGTGCCGATGGCAAGCCGGCGGCACAGGGCCGCTGCGGTTACGGTACTCGTCAGCCGCTGCTGGTCATCTCTCCCTGGGCAAAGAAGAACTATGTGGACGACACGTTGACCGATCAGAGCTCCATCACACGCTTCATCGAAGACACCTTCCTTGGTGGCACTCGCATCGGCAACGGTTCGTTCGACAGCATGGCTGGCTCGCTGCTGGGCATGTTCGACTTCAGCAACGGCGCCGCAGCACCCAACGCCGCGGTCGTCACGCTGGATCCAGCAACGGGCAAGGTTACCAGCGGCAACTAA